A stretch of Macadamia integrifolia cultivar HAES 741 chromosome 7, SCU_Mint_v3, whole genome shotgun sequence DNA encodes these proteins:
- the LOC122083429 gene encoding amino acid permease 6-like has product MALELQERNGMVIDSHAPEVMEKGWNGGKNLDDDGREKRTGTVVTASAHIITAVIGSGVLSLAWAMAQLGWVAGPAVLIGFSIITWFTSTLLADGYRSPDPLSGRRNYTYMDVVRSNLGGMKVQLCGIAQYTNLIGVTIGYTITASISMVAIIRSNCFHKHGHGVHCYTSNYPFMIIFACFQIVLSQVPNFHKLSWLSIVAAVMSFAYSSIGVGLSIAKVAEKGHHVGTTLTGVIVGVDVTSTEKVWRTFQAIGNIAFAYSYSTVLIEIQDTLKSSPPENESMKKASFIGVSMTTFFYMLCGIMGYAAFGNDAPGNFLTGFGFYEPFWLIDIANFCIAVHLIGAYQVFCQPIFGKFEGYCNQRWPENGFIMNEYAVPIPFYGSYFINFFRLTWRTVYVIVTSVIAMLFPFFNDFLGLMGAASFWPLTVYFPIEMHIAQAKLHKFSSRWIWLKVMSWACLIVSIIAFAGSAQGLIADLKTYKPFKVQH; this is encoded by the exons atggctCTAGAGTTGCAGGAGAGGAATGGGATGGTCATCGATTCTCATGCGCCGGAGGTTATGGAGAAGGGATGGAACGGTGGGAAGAACTTGGATGACGATGGCCGAGAAAAGAGAACTG GAACGGTGGTGACTGCAAGTGCTCATATAATTACTGCTGTGATTGGGTCGGGTGTGCTATCGCTAGCCTGGGCCATGGCTCAGTTGGGTTGGGTTGCTGGGCCTGCTGTTCTGATTGGCTTCTCTATTATCACCTGGTTCACCTCCACTTTGCTTGCCGACGGTTACAGATCTCCTGACCCTCTTTCCGGGAGAAGAAACTATACCTACATGGACGTCGTCAGATCCAATTTAG GGGGAATGAAAGTTCAGCTATGTGGAATAGCTCAGTATACAAACCTTATAGGGGTCACCATCGGATACACCATCACTGCATCTATCAGTATGGT ggcGATTATAAGGTCAAACTGTTTCCACAAGCATGGCCATGGAGTTCATTGTTACACATCGAACTATCCTTTCATGATCATATTTGCATGCTTTCAAATAGTATTATCTCAGGTACCAAATTTCCATAAGCTTTCATGGCTTTCAATCGTGGCTGCAGTCATGTCCTTTGCATATTCTTCAATTGGGGTGGGTCTTTCCATTGCCAAAGTTGCAG AGAAAGGGCACCACGTGGGAACAACCCTAACGGGGGTTATAGTAGGGGTAGATGTCACCAGTACAGAAAAGGTGTGGAGGACCTTCCAAGCCATTGGAAACATTGCCTTTGCCTATAGTTATTCCACCGTCCTCATTGAGATACAG GACACACTAAAGTCAAGCCCGCCAGAAAATGAATCAATGAAGAAAGCTTCTTTCATCGGAGTCTCGATGACCACCTTCTTCTATATGCTATGCGGCATAATGGGTTATGCCGCATTTGGGAACGATGCACCAGGAAACTTTCTCACTGGATTTGGTTTCTATGAGCCCTTCTGGCTCATTGACATTGCAAACTTCTGCATTGCAGTCCATCTCATCGGAGCATACCAG GTCTTCTGCCAACCCATATTTGGGAAATTTGAAGGTTACTGCAACCAACGGTGGCCGGAAAACGGGTTTATAATGAACGAATACGCCGTTCCCATTCCGTTCTACGGTTCATATTTCATCAACTTCTTCAGACTGACATGGAGGACGGTTTACGTGATAGTAACATCAGTTATAGCCATGCTGTTTCCATTTTTCAATGACTTCTTAGGGTTGATGGGAGCTGCTTCTTTCTGGCCACTCACTGTTTACTTCCCTATTGAGATGCACATTGCACAGGCTAAGCTACATAAGTTTTCTTCAAGGTGGATATGGCTCAAAGTAATGAGTTGGGCTTGCCTGATTGTATCTATTATTGCCTTCGCCGGATCAGCTCAAGGTCTTATTGCTGATCTCAAGACTTATAAGCCATTTAAGGTCCAACATTAA
- the LOC122083484 gene encoding xylulose kinase 2-like, with the protein MEDYSLPEGSLFLGFDSSTQSLKATVLDSNLNIVTSEIVQFDTELPHYKTKDGVYRDPSGNGRIVSPTLMWVEALDILLEKFKKSKLDFGRIAAVSGSGQQHGSVYWKNGSSFKLASLDPGNTLLDQLHDAFSTKESPVWMDSSTTEQCKEIEKAVGGALELSRLTGSRAYERFTGPQIRKIYQTQPDVYHETEKISLVSSFMASLLTGAYASIDHTDGAGMNLMDIQQRDWSKIALEATAPGVEEKLGKLAPAHAVAGFIAPYFVERFHFNNNCLIIQWSGDNPNSVAGLTLNTPGDLAISLGTSDTVFGITSEPKPSLEGHVFPNPVDTEGYMVMLCYKNGSLTREDVRNQCADQSWEAFGKLLDHTPVLNGGKLGFYYKEHEILPPLPVGFHRFVLENFTGDSLDGLKEHEVKEFDAPSEVRAIIEGQFLSMRAHAERFGMPIPPKRMIATGGASANQSILDSIASIFGCDVYTVQRPDSASLGAALRAAHGWLCNGKQSFVPITYLYKDKLEKTSLSCKLSKTAGDPELFSKYTLFMKKRIEIEDHLVQKLARR; encoded by the exons ATGGAAGATTACTCTCTCCCCGAAGGTTCCCTCTTCCTTGGTTTCGATAGTTCTACCCA GTCCCTGAAGGCCACTGTTCTGGATTCTAATCTTAACATTGTGACTTCTGAGATTGTTCAGTTTGATACTGAGTTGCCTCACTATAAGACCAAAGATGGAGTTTACAGAGATCCATCTGGAAATGGCAGAATCGTGTCTCCCACTTTAATGTGGGTGGAAGCTCTGGACATCCTACTGGAGAAAtttaagaaatcaaaattggatTTCGGTAGGATTGCTGCTGTTTCCGGCAGTGGACAGCAACATGGTAGTGTCTACTGGAAGAATGGCAGTTCCTTCAAGTTGGCTTCTTTGGATCCCGGGAATACATTACTGGATCAGCTCCATGATGCCTTCTCCACAAAGGAATCGCcggtatggatggatagtagcACCACTGAGCAGTGCAAGGAGATAGAGAAAGCTGTTGGAGGTGCATTGGAGCTTTCTCGACTTACAGGTTCCCGTGCTTATGAGAGATTCACTGGTCCACAAATCCGTAAAATATACCAGACACAGCCAGATGTGTatcatgagacagagaagatatCCCTTGTGAGCTCCTTCATGGCCTCTCTTTTGACTGGAGCTTATGCGAGTATAGATCACACTGATGGAGCAGGAATGAACTTGATGGATATCCAACAGCGTGACTGGTCTAAAATTGCTTTGGAG GCTACCGCACCGGGTGTAGAAGAAAAGCTTGGGAAACTAGCACCTGCCCATGCTGTCGCTGGTTTTATAGCTCCATATTTTGTTGAGAG GTTCCATTTCAACAACAACTGTTTGATTATTCAGTGGTCTGGGGACAACCCAAACAGTGTGGCAG GTTTGACCCTTAATACTCCTGGGGATCTGGCAATCAGCCTGGGCACAAGTGACACT GTGTTTGGGATCACCAGTGAACCTAAGCCAAGTTTAGAAGGACATGTCTTCCCAAATCCTGTTGATACAGAAGGGTATATGGTAATGCTTTGCTATAAGAATGGGTCCTTGACTCGAGAAG ATGTACGCAATCAGTGTGCGGATCAATCTTGGGAGGCTTTTGGCAAATTGTTGGATCATACGCCTGTTCTAAATg GTGGGAAGCTGGGATTCTACTATAAGGAGCATGAAATTCTTCCTCCCCTCCCAG TTGGTTTCCATCGCTTTGTTCTTGAAAACTTTACCGGTGACAGTTTGGATGGGTTGAAAGAGCATGAAGTGAAGGAATTTGATGCTCCTTCAGAG GTAAGAGCAATTATTGAAGGCCAGTTTCTCTCAATGCGAGCTCATGCAGAAAGGTTTGGGATGCCAATTCCTCCAAAACGTATGATAGCAACGGGTGGGGCTTCAGCAAACCAGAGCATTCTCGACTCAATTGCTTCCATTTTTGGCTGTGATGTCTATACAGTCCAAAGACCAG ATTCTGCCTCCCTTGGTGCTGCTTTGAGGGCAGCCCATGGTTGGCTGTGCAATGGCAAGCAGAGTTTTGTACCCATCACATACCTGTACAAGGATAAATTGGAGAAAACATCTCTCAGCTGCAAGCTTTCAAAGACAGCAGGAGATCCCGAACTGTTTTCCAAATACACATTGTTTATGAAGAAGAGAATAGAAATCGAGGACCACCTCGTTCAAAAGTTGGCCCGCCGGTGA
- the LOC122085064 gene encoding probable xyloglucan endotransglucosylase/hydrolase protein 10 translates to MTKNCRISVIIGLLVANLIRFSLSSIVSTGDFNNDFYVIWSPNHVNTSSDGRMRSLKLDKESGAGFASNEMFLFGEFDMQIKLVPGHSAGTVVAFYMSSDQPNRDEIDFEFLGNVDGQPYILQTNVFADGFDDREERIHLWFDPTKDFHTYSILWNLYQIVFMVDWVPIRVYRNHADKGVAFPRWQPMSIKATLWNGDSWATGGGHDKIDWSKGPFIASFRNYKLDACIWKGNARFCRADSSSNWWNKARYNTLTPRQRKLFRWVRKNHLIYDYCHDNQRFQNNLPKECSLPKY, encoded by the exons ATGACCAAGAATTGTAGAATTTCTGTCATCATCGGGCTACTCGTTGCGAATCTTATCAGATTTTCACTGTCTTCTATTGTTTCTACTGGAGATTTCAATAACGATTTCTATGTCATATGGTCTCCTAACCATGTAAACACTTCTTCCGATGGGAGAATGAGAAGCTTGAAGCTTGACAAAGAATCAG GTGCTGGTTTTGCTTCAAATGAGATGTTCTTATTTGGGGAGTTTGACATGCAAATCAAGCTGGTACCAGGCCATTCGGCCGGCACGGTTGTGGCCTTCTAC ATGAGCTCAGACCAACCTAACAGGGATGAGATAGATTTTGAGTTCCTTGGCAATGTGGATGGGCAGCCATACATTCTTCAAACAAACGTATTTGCTGATGGGTTTGATGACAGGGAAGAAAGGATCCATCTCTGGTTTGATCCAACAAAAGACTTCCACACCTATTCAATTCTATGGAATCTTTACCAAATTGT GTTCATGGTGGACTGGGTACCCATCAGAGTTTATAGAAACCATGCAGATAAGGGAGTAGCGTTTCCTCGGTGGCAACCAATGAGCATCAAAGCTACACTATGGAATGGTGATAGCTGGGCAACAGGTGGTGGGCATGACAAGATAGACTGGTCCAAGGGTCCCTTCATAGCCTCATTCAGGAACTATAAGCTAGATGCTTGTATCTGGAAAGGAAATGCGAGGTTTTGCAGGGCTGATAGTAGTAGCAATTGGTGGAACAAGGCCAGGTACAACACTTTAACACCAAGGCAGAGAAAGTTGTTCAGATGGGTCAGGAAGAACCATCTTATCTATGATTACTGCCATGACAACCAGAGATTCCAAAACAACCTTCCAAAGGAGTGCTCTCTTCCCAAGTATTGA